A window of Methanomicrobiales archaeon contains these coding sequences:
- a CDS encoding tRNA(His) guanylyltransferase Thg1 family protein: MENREIFSGLKILPPVFVRLDGRAFHRLSRVLQFERPFDERFSEAMRSVCASLIRESGMSPDFAFTFSDEISLFFRHLPFEGRIEKIDSVCASYAASSLTLALRCRAPLAFDARILPAFGQHAMEYLIERQREAWRNHVNAYGQHALVGEGLTPREAAARLKKVPASEIHELLHARGINLARTPAWQRRGVLVYKELVEREGYNPLTQQAVRAIRSEVRICTELPLFGSPEGREFLRSLLDRP, from the coding sequence ATGGAAAACCGCGAAATTTTCAGCGGTCTCAAGATACTTCCCCCCGTTTTTGTCCGCCTGGACGGGCGAGCCTTTCACCGCCTCTCCCGCGTGCTGCAGTTCGAGAGGCCGTTCGACGAACGGTTCAGCGAGGCGATGCGGAGCGTCTGCGCGAGCCTGATCCGCGAGAGCGGCATGAGCCCCGACTTTGCGTTCACCTTCTCCGACGAGATCAGCCTCTTCTTCCGCCACCTCCCCTTCGAGGGGCGCATCGAGAAGATCGACTCGGTATGTGCATCCTATGCAGCGAGCAGCCTGACGCTCGCCCTCCGCTGCAGAGCGCCGCTGGCATTCGACGCCCGGATCCTGCCCGCGTTCGGACAGCACGCCATGGAATACCTGATCGAGCGCCAGAGGGAGGCCTGGCGGAACCACGTCAACGCCTATGGGCAGCACGCCCTCGTCGGGGAGGGGCTGACCCCCCGCGAGGCGGCCGCACGGCTGAAAAAAGTGCCGGCATCGGAGATTCACGAACTGCTGCACGCCCGCGGGATCAACCTGGCCAGGACGCCGGCGTGGCAGCGGCGCGGGGTGCTGGTCTACAAGGAGCTCGTGGAGCGGGAGGGCTACAATCCCCTGACGCAGCAGGCGGTGCGAGCCATTCGGAGCGAGGTGCGGATCTGCACGGAGCTTCCGCTGTTCGGCTCCCCCGAGGGGCGGGAGTTCCTCCGCTCACTCCTCGACCGCCCGTGA
- a CDS encoding PRC-barrel domain-containing protein, producing MQTQVTELFGLSVYTDKAVYVGDVEDVVLDVDGKKIDSLALGNLNPEFVDVKGFRGVRIPFRIIKSIGDIIVIRHLGRGARSGD from the coding sequence ATGCAGACGCAGGTTACTGAACTGTTCGGGCTCTCCGTATATACCGATAAGGCCGTGTATGTGGGGGATGTGGAGGACGTGGTGCTCGACGTCGACGGGAAGAAGATCGACTCCCTGGCTCTCGGCAACCTCAATCCGGAGTTCGTGGATGTGAAGGGCTTCCGCGGCGTGCGGATACCGTTCCGCATCATCAAGAGCATCGGGGACATCATCGTCATCCGCCATCTCGGCAGGGGCGCCCGGAGCGGGGACTGA
- a CDS encoding CBS domain-containing protein — translation MNGGSLQIGTIYGIPLKLHWSLLLVIPLFAWIIGVQIGPTASILEDLFNLTIDRGIIATGFNPYILGTAVSIGLFVGVLIHELAHSLLAKKRGVKINSITLLILGGVSSIEEEVPNPRIELPMALAGPLTSLALGLVSIAVMYLGDAFIPDPPLAGVWVFLWGYLGLLNVVLFGFNILPAFPMDGGRVLRAWLAQRMTLPRATRIAANIGKAFAVLFGIFGFIIFNPILIIIAFFIYIAASQESAQLQYNVLLKDVRVGDVMSGPVMTVSPETPLTELVNRMYSTKHLGFPVMQNGSLVGMVTLDDVHRVPVDKRDLTQVKDVMTRDVLTLPPQAPLTDALRHMASRNIGRIPVMRGNDLIGIVTRTDIMRVMELRDG, via the coding sequence ATGAACGGCGGCTCTCTCCAGATAGGGACGATCTACGGCATTCCCCTGAAATTGCACTGGTCCCTCCTCCTCGTGATTCCCCTTTTCGCCTGGATCATCGGCGTCCAGATCGGGCCAACGGCATCCATCCTCGAGGATCTGTTCAACCTCACCATCGACCGGGGGATCATCGCGACGGGTTTCAATCCCTACATCCTCGGCACGGCGGTCTCGATCGGTCTCTTCGTCGGGGTCCTGATCCACGAACTGGCGCACTCCCTCCTGGCGAAGAAGAGGGGCGTGAAGATCAACAGCATCACCCTGCTGATCCTGGGCGGTGTCTCCTCCATCGAGGAGGAGGTCCCGAACCCGCGGATAGAGCTGCCGATGGCACTCGCAGGCCCGCTGACCAGCCTGGCCCTGGGGCTCGTCTCCATCGCCGTGATGTACCTCGGCGACGCCTTCATCCCGGATCCCCCCCTCGCGGGAGTCTGGGTGTTCCTCTGGGGCTACCTCGGGCTCCTGAACGTCGTCCTCTTCGGGTTCAACATCCTTCCCGCCTTCCCGATGGACGGCGGGCGCGTGCTGCGGGCGTGGCTCGCGCAGAGGATGACGCTCCCGCGCGCCACACGGATTGCGGCCAATATCGGAAAGGCCTTCGCCGTTCTGTTCGGCATATTCGGCTTCATCATCTTCAACCCCATCCTCATCATCATTGCCTTCTTCATCTACATCGCCGCCAGCCAGGAGTCGGCGCAGCTGCAGTACAACGTGCTCCTGAAAGACGTGCGGGTGGGGGACGTGATGTCCGGGCCCGTCATGACCGTATCTCCCGAGACGCCGCTCACCGAGCTGGTGAACCGCATGTACAGCACCAAGCACCTGGGATTTCCGGTCATGCAGAACGGTTCGCTCGTCGGCATGGTCACGCTGGACGATGTGCACCGCGTCCCGGTGGATAAGCGGGACCTGACGCAGGTGAAGGATGTCATGACACGGGACGTCCTCACGCTCCCGCCCCAGGCCCCTCTCACCGATGCCCTGCGCCACATGGCCTCCCGCAACATCGGGCGGATCCCCGTGATGCGGGGCAATGACCTGATCGGGATCGTCACCCGCACCGACATCATGCGGGTGATGGAGCTCCGCGACGGCTAG
- a CDS encoding radical SAM protein, with protein MTSRAVLLDGYVDEPACLGVPPYVSPYIRELGGVLREHGREVRYLTIDQLRSDPALLPELDRADLVVMIAGLTVPGAYLGGRPATAREIGQIGTSLRHPAKVLGGPILFGYAVQGGRRAVQQPIPGFEVTLAGSPAEALDSYLGGGEAKGEVDYDRADRWFVQGAGIIVQHPSFPYVMCELESGRGCPRTIAGGCAFCTERLYGLPRYRSVAGIAEEVAALYRHGARHFRLGRQPDLLVYGADGAEFPRPRPEQLSALFSAIRRAAPDLATLHIDNVNPGTIAHHEEASREALREIVRGHTPGDVAAFGMETADPAVIRANNLKASAEEVLHAIRVVNEEGGARREGIPELLPGLNFVVGLAGETPATFEMNRRFLERVYAEGLLVRRVNIRQVMPFPGTPAYEQNTLGRHESQFRRFKEWVRRTFDAPMLRRVFPPGTVLRRVVVEEEGNLSFGRQMGSYPILVGIPLPLPRRTVLDAVVVDYGMRSVTALPHPVEVNRLPVSALRWIPGIGKRAGLIAARRPFRSLEEFRAVAGRTPIDESLAF; from the coding sequence ATGACATCTAGAGCCGTCCTGCTCGACGGGTACGTGGACGAACCCGCCTGCCTGGGCGTTCCGCCCTACGTATCCCCCTACATCCGCGAGCTGGGCGGCGTCCTCCGCGAGCACGGACGGGAGGTCCGCTACCTGACGATCGACCAGCTGCGCTCGGATCCGGCCCTCCTGCCGGAGCTCGATCGCGCCGACCTCGTGGTGATGATCGCGGGCCTCACGGTCCCGGGCGCCTACCTGGGCGGCAGGCCGGCGACGGCGCGGGAGATCGGGCAGATCGGCACCTCGCTGCGGCATCCCGCGAAGGTGCTGGGCGGGCCGATCCTCTTCGGGTATGCCGTGCAGGGAGGAAGGCGGGCGGTGCAGCAGCCGATCCCCGGCTTCGAGGTGACGCTCGCCGGCTCGCCCGCCGAGGCGCTGGACTCCTATCTCGGCGGGGGGGAGGCGAAGGGGGAGGTCGACTACGATCGGGCGGACCGCTGGTTCGTGCAGGGGGCCGGAATCATCGTCCAGCACCCCTCGTTCCCCTACGTGATGTGCGAGCTCGAGAGCGGGCGGGGGTGCCCCCGCACCATCGCAGGCGGCTGCGCCTTCTGCACCGAACGCCTCTACGGGCTGCCCCGCTACCGCTCCGTCGCGGGCATCGCGGAGGAGGTGGCGGCGCTCTACCGCCACGGCGCCCGCCACTTCCGCCTGGGGCGGCAGCCGGACCTCCTGGTCTACGGTGCGGACGGCGCCGAGTTCCCCCGCCCGCGTCCCGAACAGCTCTCCGCCCTCTTCTCCGCCATCCGTCGGGCGGCGCCGGATCTCGCCACCCTCCACATCGACAACGTGAACCCGGGAACCATCGCGCATCACGAGGAGGCGAGCCGGGAGGCCCTGCGGGAGATCGTGCGGGGCCACACTCCCGGCGACGTGGCGGCGTTCGGCATGGAGACCGCCGATCCCGCCGTGATCCGGGCCAACAACCTCAAGGCATCCGCCGAGGAGGTGCTCCATGCGATCCGGGTCGTGAACGAGGAGGGCGGGGCGCGCCGCGAGGGGATCCCGGAACTCCTTCCGGGCCTGAACTTTGTCGTCGGGCTCGCCGGGGAGACGCCCGCCACGTTCGAGATGAACCGCCGCTTCCTGGAGCGCGTTTATGCCGAAGGCCTCCTGGTGCGGCGGGTGAACATCCGCCAGGTGATGCCCTTCCCCGGCACGCCCGCGTACGAGCAGAATACGCTGGGAAGGCACGAGAGCCAGTTCCGCCGGTTCAAGGAATGGGTCCGCCGAACGTTCGATGCGCCGATGCTGCGGCGCGTATTCCCTCCCGGGACCGTGCTCCGCAGGGTGGTGGTCGAGGAGGAGGGAAACCTCTCGTTCGGGCGGCAGATGGGCTCCTACCCCATCCTGGTCGGGATACCCCTGCCCCTTCCCCGCCGCACGGTCCTGGACGCCGTGGTGGTGGACTACGGCATGCGGTCGGTCACCGCGCTCCCGCACCCCGTCGAGGTGAACCGCCTCCCCGTCAGCGCCCTCCGCTGGATCCCCGGCATCGGGAAGAGAGCCGGGCTGATCGCCGCGAGGAGGCCGTTCAGGAGCCTCGAGGAGTTCCGGGCGGTCGCCGGGCGAACCCCGATCGATGAGTCCCTCGCCTTCTAG
- a CDS encoding DUF115 domain-containing protein, translating to MNFEEWEPVYTEILDYFSFEREKDEEAAALLASLIRRDDVALLEERTRGEAVTVCGNAPALADELDGIGGVVFAADAAALILDARGILPDAVFTDLDGATDAYLSLNRQGSVMVVHAHGDNMPLLRHWVPKFPGPLVATTQSRPLPHVHNFGGFTDGDRAVYAAHALGAREVRIVGFDLDDPHVDPLKRGKLRWARRLLARIGHDI from the coding sequence TTGAACTTTGAAGAGTGGGAGCCGGTCTACACCGAGATCCTGGATTACTTCTCTTTCGAGCGCGAAAAGGACGAGGAGGCCGCCGCCCTCCTCGCCTCCCTGATCCGCCGCGACGACGTTGCCCTGCTCGAAGAGAGGACGCGGGGCGAAGCGGTCACCGTCTGCGGCAACGCCCCCGCCCTGGCGGACGAGCTGGACGGGATCGGGGGAGTGGTCTTTGCGGCGGATGCCGCCGCCCTGATCCTCGACGCCCGCGGCATCCTCCCCGACGCGGTCTTCACCGACCTGGACGGGGCGACGGACGCGTATCTCTCCCTGAACCGGCAGGGTAGCGTCATGGTGGTGCACGCCCACGGGGACAACATGCCGCTCCTCCGCCACTGGGTGCCGAAGTTCCCCGGACCGCTGGTCGCCACCACGCAGAGCCGCCCGCTCCCGCACGTCCACAACTTCGGCGGGTTCACCGACGGGGACCGGGCGGTTTACGCCGCCCACGCCCTCGGCGCCCGCGAGGTGCGGATCGTCGGGTTCGATCTCGACGATCCCCACGTCGACCCGCTGAAGCGGGGCAAGCTCCGCTGGGCCAGGAGGCTGCTGGCGCGGATCGGGCATGACATCTAG
- a CDS encoding DHH family phosphoesterase yields the protein MPDTEPDSSKAKIDYIIFGCGSTGYHVIEELSRETDRILVIDNDQKRVEDLRMHKHEAILRDLRDPALLEDLPVPETAFVLSNDKDANLAAVRSIKSRHPSTHVIARAVDPVSTSMLQDAGSDLVIYPQEFIAKAAVRHIKMFHASRLARSLYDRLAGWEGTLGIVTHTNPDPDSISSAMALAAIAAEASDGKLQTRILYSGNIGHQENKAFVNMLDIRMERITPQVLAECRYLALVDSSSPGENNDLPRDARINIVIDHHRNGDPKTLNADFVDNRPGMGATASIMTQYLQDLDIPVSKKVATALFYGIRADTRDFRRSITPSDLTYAAFLLPLTDADLLDKIISPAVSQETLDVLGHAIRNKKIRSGYLFSNVGFVRNRDAIPQAADLLIGLEGVNTALVYGIGDSAIYISARNRDIRLHIGNVLKEAFGDIGDAGGHANMGAVTIPLAYFSLVKTKEDLLSLVQEPIISKFLRVVGLEKEENHDIFEL from the coding sequence ATGCCTGACACAGAACCAGACTCCTCGAAGGCGAAAATAGACTATATCATATTCGGCTGCGGGAGCACGGGCTACCACGTGATCGAGGAACTCTCCCGGGAGACCGATCGCATCCTCGTCATCGACAACGACCAGAAGCGGGTGGAGGATCTCCGCATGCACAAGCACGAGGCGATCCTGCGGGACCTGCGGGATCCCGCGCTCCTCGAGGATCTGCCGGTGCCCGAGACGGCGTTCGTGCTGAGCAACGACAAGGACGCCAACCTCGCAGCGGTCCGTTCCATCAAGAGCAGGCACCCCTCGACGCACGTGATCGCGCGTGCCGTGGATCCGGTGAGCACGAGCATGCTGCAGGACGCCGGGTCCGATCTCGTCATCTACCCCCAGGAGTTCATCGCCAAGGCGGCGGTGCGCCACATCAAGATGTTCCACGCCTCCCGCCTGGCGCGCAGCCTCTACGACCGCCTGGCGGGATGGGAGGGGACACTGGGCATCGTCACTCACACCAACCCGGATCCTGACTCGATCTCGAGCGCGATGGCGCTGGCAGCCATCGCGGCCGAGGCGAGCGACGGGAAACTGCAGACGCGCATCCTCTACAGCGGGAACATCGGACACCAGGAGAACAAGGCCTTCGTGAACATGCTCGATATCCGCATGGAGCGGATCACGCCGCAGGTCCTGGCCGAATGCCGCTACCTCGCGCTCGTGGACTCGTCGTCGCCGGGCGAGAACAACGATCTCCCGCGGGACGCCCGGATCAACATCGTCATCGACCACCACAGGAACGGGGATCCGAAGACCCTGAACGCGGACTTCGTGGACAACCGTCCGGGCATGGGCGCGACGGCGAGCATCATGACCCAGTACCTCCAGGATCTGGACATCCCGGTGAGCAAGAAGGTGGCAACGGCGCTCTTCTACGGCATCCGCGCGGACACCCGCGATTTCCGGAGGAGCATCACCCCCTCGGACCTGACCTACGCCGCCTTCCTCCTGCCGCTCACCGATGCCGATCTTCTGGACAAGATCATCTCGCCCGCGGTCTCCCAGGAGACGCTCGACGTGCTCGGGCATGCGATCCGCAACAAGAAGATCCGCAGCGGCTACCTCTTCTCCAACGTCGGGTTCGTGCGGAACCGGGATGCGATACCCCAGGCGGCGGATCTCCTGATCGGGCTCGAAGGCGTGAACACCGCCCTCGTCTACGGCATCGGGGATTCGGCGATCTACATCTCCGCCCGCAACCGCGACATCCGCCTGCACATCGGCAACGTCCTGAAGGAGGCGTTCGGGGACATCGGGGATGCAGGCGGGCACGCGAACATGGGCGCCGTCACCATCCCCCTCGCCTACTTCAGCCTGGTCAAGACGAAAGAGGATCTCCTGAGCCTCGTCCAGGAGCCCATCATCTCGAAGTTCCTCCGCGTCGTCGGGCTGGAGAAAGAAGAGAACCATGATATCTTTGAACTTTGA
- a CDS encoding ABC transporter ATP-binding protein, protein MIRAGSLRKEYDGFAALDDVSFEIGESAIFGVIGHNGAGKTTLLKILSGLITPTAGRLVVDGIDVLRQPLELKRRLGYLPEESRLYETMTVPAYLRFFGEIYGMDAAGIERRSRDLLRTLSLEPDGRKIQALSKGMRRKVAIARSLLHDPRLLVYDEPTSGLDPMTSRDILEYLGNLRREGKTIVLSAHNLHQVEEICDTVMILRRGKAVACGSMQELRERFGSITYRIFFYGTAVEAARGGFPAVRDGGLYRAEASDIAGMNRITAEIAEMGGTVERIESRYPSLEEMLVKIGT, encoded by the coding sequence ATGATCCGCGCCGGCTCCCTCAGGAAGGAGTACGACGGGTTTGCCGCCCTCGACGACGTCAGCTTCGAGATCGGGGAATCGGCGATCTTCGGTGTCATCGGGCACAACGGGGCCGGCAAGACAACATTATTGAAGATCCTCTCCGGTCTCATCACCCCTACTGCCGGCCGGCTCGTCGTGGACGGCATCGACGTGCTGCGGCAGCCGCTGGAACTGAAACGGCGGCTGGGCTACCTTCCGGAGGAGTCCCGGCTGTACGAGACCATGACCGTTCCGGCCTACCTGAGGTTCTTCGGCGAGATATACGGCATGGATGCAGCCGGTATCGAGAGAAGATCGCGGGATCTCCTGCGGACGCTCTCCCTCGAGCCCGACGGCAGGAAGATTCAGGCGCTCTCCAAGGGCATGCGGAGGAAGGTTGCCATCGCCCGCTCCCTCCTGCACGATCCCCGCCTCCTCGTCTACGACGAGCCCACGTCGGGGCTCGATCCCATGACCTCGCGCGATATTCTCGAGTATCTCGGGAATCTGCGGCGGGAGGGGAAGACCATCGTTCTCTCCGCCCACAACCTTCACCAGGTGGAGGAGATCTGCGACACCGTGATGATCCTCCGCAGGGGGAAGGCGGTGGCCTGCGGGAGCATGCAGGAGCTGCGGGAGCGGTTCGGATCCATCACCTACCGGATCTTCTTCTACGGGACGGCGGTCGAGGCGGCGAGGGGCGGATTCCCCGCCGTGCGGGACGGGGGCCTCTACCGCGCAGAGGCTTCGGATATCGCCGGGATGAACCGGATCACGGCAGAGATCGCAGAGATGGGCGGGACGGTCGAGCGGATCGAGTCCCGCTACCCGAGCCTCGAGGAGATGCTCGTGAAAATCGGCACGTGA
- a CDS encoding ABC transporter permease, producing MGAISSILTIARWEVGRSLAAMSRNVLPVSGVLLLALVLVSGFAAQGGVHLQDGIYRAGVDDPEHYAILAADGRFDVDLAGGDVLLRQRESYDLVVVAGEVLSRDTEKGRAALQALERDYDRYAASVYMQQEDLFAAYPLWVEREYVESELSFPATAGGRIPGASSGRERDPAPEWAVVEVPAPPPTLGFTEAELRSELARGATADDSFERYTQVLSRDRTLEGCTIPALVSPSLPFDTIVLVFVFIFPLYFVSQFCMMSVMNERVERKGEVLLSAPLRPSQIVAGKLLPYLLAMILVSLALILALGAPLSVLLPLLPVMLLFLASALLIGMLSRSFKELSFVSIFFSTIATAYIFFPTVFAHVHAISLISPLTLVVLGLQGEGFGPADYFYATALFYLTGAALLYVGVANFHEERLFGQSGFLSRAREFVDSSLSRERPLASLLLLNILLIPFVFMVQMMELVLFFNLPMPLSLLLLILCAAFTEEVAKSIGLYTLFRREGCGTPVNTLLLACIATALGFLAGEKLLLFAMLAQITHSIFGSILFSSLQVLWWPLLLHLTATGIVAIALKFTGTRGYIPGILLATAVHSLYNLRLIAGWIG from the coding sequence ATGGGTGCAATCTCCTCCATCCTGACGATCGCCCGCTGGGAGGTCGGCCGATCGCTGGCCGCCATGAGCCGGAACGTGCTGCCGGTATCGGGAGTCCTCCTCCTGGCTCTCGTTCTGGTGAGCGGATTTGCCGCACAGGGCGGAGTGCACCTGCAGGACGGCATCTACCGGGCAGGCGTGGACGATCCGGAGCACTACGCGATCCTCGCCGCCGACGGGCGATTTGACGTGGATCTGGCGGGGGGGGACGTGCTGCTCCGCCAGAGGGAGTCCTACGATCTCGTCGTCGTGGCCGGGGAGGTGCTCTCCAGGGACACGGAGAAGGGCAGGGCTGCACTGCAGGCGCTCGAGCGCGACTATGACCGCTACGCCGCATCCGTCTACATGCAGCAGGAGGATCTCTTCGCCGCCTACCCTCTCTGGGTCGAGAGGGAGTACGTCGAGAGCGAACTGAGCTTCCCGGCAACGGCGGGCGGGCGGATCCCGGGAGCATCCTCCGGCAGAGAGCGGGATCCGGCACCCGAGTGGGCGGTGGTGGAGGTGCCTGCCCCTCCGCCGACCCTGGGCTTCACGGAGGCGGAGCTCCGCAGCGAACTTGCCCGGGGAGCGACAGCGGACGACTCCTTCGAACGCTATACGCAGGTTCTCTCGAGAGATAGGACGCTCGAAGGCTGCACGATTCCCGCACTGGTATCCCCCTCCCTCCCCTTCGACACGATCGTCCTCGTTTTCGTCTTCATCTTCCCCCTGTACTTCGTCTCCCAGTTCTGCATGATGAGCGTCATGAACGAGCGGGTGGAGAGGAAGGGGGAGGTGCTGCTCTCCGCCCCGCTCCGCCCCTCCCAGATCGTCGCGGGCAAGCTGCTCCCCTACCTTCTCGCCATGATCCTGGTCTCCCTGGCCCTCATCCTGGCGCTGGGTGCGCCGCTCTCCGTCCTCCTGCCGCTCCTGCCCGTCATGCTCCTCTTCCTGGCAAGCGCACTCCTGATCGGGATGCTGTCCCGGAGTTTCAAGGAACTCTCGTTTGTCTCCATCTTCTTCTCGACGATTGCCACCGCGTATATCTTTTTCCCCACGGTATTCGCCCACGTCCATGCGATCAGCCTCATCTCCCCGCTGACGCTGGTGGTGCTCGGGCTGCAGGGCGAGGGGTTCGGCCCAGCGGACTACTTCTACGCAACCGCCCTCTTCTATCTCACCGGTGCCGCCCTTCTCTACGTGGGTGTCGCCAACTTCCACGAGGAGCGGCTGTTCGGACAGTCGGGTTTTCTCTCGCGGGCGAGGGAGTTCGTCGATTCGAGCCTCTCGAGAGAGCGGCCGCTGGCATCTCTCCTCCTGCTGAACATTCTCCTGATCCCGTTCGTCTTCATGGTCCAGATGATGGAGCTCGTCCTCTTCTTCAACCTCCCCATGCCGCTGTCCCTGCTGCTCCTGATCCTCTGTGCAGCCTTCACCGAGGAGGTCGCCAAATCGATCGGCCTCTACACCCTCTTCCGCCGGGAGGGATGCGGAACACCGGTTAACACGCTTCTTCTGGCCTGCATCGCGACGGCGCTCGGATTTCTCGCCGGCGAGAAGCTGCTGCTCTTTGCCATGCTCGCCCAGATCACGCACTCGATCTTCGGGAGCATCCTCTTCTCCTCCCTGCAGGTGCTCTGGTGGCCTCTCCTGCTCCACCTCACCGCCACCGGGATCGTTGCCATCGCCCTGAAATTCACGGGAACCCGCGGCTACATCCCGGGCATCCTCCTGGCGACGGCCGTGCACAGCCTCTACAACCTGCGCCTCATCGCGGGGTGGATCGGGTGA
- a CDS encoding ABC transporter permease: MNGNHVWIIVRKELRGLYSEKTIILAIFLQLFVAMFSAFLMVGLTAMYDPAAISRFSTAEYGVGYAGSDSALLEYLEESPDFRVYRMDLSEAVASLKERKVSAVLYVPDTPPQSDDPVKVTLYLIQNDLQTAVIETKLRDVLVKFEDDLRAARADRLDTRPAELHLPPARPGGGFFEFVYGLLVPLLVFLPAIVASALVIDLITEEFQYRTLETLVSTPISFREIVAGKILACELLVPLQGGAWLLLLSANGIPVLHVPEILLHASAASLILILLAAIAALHYRERSDAQFVFSAALVVVLLLVLALPGNPLAILARLAVGAAGAEHWLSLAVLLLCSGALAAIVHHRTRSG, encoded by the coding sequence GTGAACGGAAACCACGTCTGGATCATCGTCCGAAAGGAGCTCCGCGGGCTGTACAGCGAGAAGACGATCATCCTCGCCATCTTCCTCCAGCTCTTCGTCGCCATGTTCTCCGCCTTCCTGATGGTGGGATTGACCGCGATGTACGATCCTGCCGCCATCTCCCGCTTCTCCACGGCCGAGTACGGCGTCGGCTACGCGGGCAGCGACTCCGCGTTGCTGGAATACCTGGAGGAGAGCCCCGACTTCCGCGTGTACCGCATGGATCTGTCGGAGGCGGTCGCGAGTCTGAAAGAGCGGAAGGTGTCTGCCGTGCTGTACGTGCCGGACACCCCGCCGCAGTCGGACGATCCCGTGAAGGTCACCCTGTACCTCATCCAGAACGATCTCCAGACGGCCGTCATCGAGACGAAGTTGCGGGACGTGCTCGTGAAGTTCGAAGACGACCTGCGGGCCGCCCGGGCTGACCGCCTGGACACCCGCCCCGCGGAGCTGCACCTGCCGCCCGCCCGCCCGGGCGGGGGATTCTTCGAGTTCGTCTACGGCCTCCTGGTCCCGCTGCTCGTCTTCCTCCCGGCCATCGTCGCATCCGCTCTGGTGATCGACCTGATCACGGAGGAGTTCCAGTACCGCACGCTGGAGACCCTGGTCTCGACGCCGATCTCGTTCCGCGAGATCGTCGCCGGCAAGATCCTCGCCTGCGAACTCCTCGTTCCCCTCCAGGGCGGGGCCTGGCTCCTGCTTCTCTCTGCAAACGGCATCCCCGTCCTCCACGTCCCGGAGATCCTGCTCCACGCGAGCGCGGCATCCCTGATCCTCATTCTGCTGGCCGCGATCGCCGCGCTCCACTACCGGGAGCGGAGCGATGCCCAGTTCGTCTTCTCGGCCGCGCTCGTGGTGGTGCTGCTGCTCGTCCTCGCCCTTCCGGGCAATCCTCTCGCCATTCTCGCACGTCTGGCGGTGGGGGCGGCGGGGGCGGAGCACTGGCTGTCCCTCGCGGTGCTCCTCCTCTGCAGCGGTGCGCTCGCGGCCATCGTGCACCATCGTACGAGATCGGGGTAG
- a CDS encoding flavodoxin family protein, whose product MAALIICTSVHHGNTAKVARRLADVLQADVVKTADASQDLLARYDLVGFGSGIYFGRHHAELLEFVDALPDQQDRQAFIFSTSGRGGVSGHRTLRERLMEKGFRVIGQFACKGYDTYSVFKLIGGINRGRPNERDLQDAARFAESLIRQAGGFRPI is encoded by the coding sequence ATGGCCGCACTCATCATCTGCACCTCGGTGCATCACGGGAACACCGCGAAAGTCGCCCGCAGGCTGGCCGACGTGCTGCAGGCAGATGTGGTGAAGACGGCGGATGCGTCGCAAGACCTGCTCGCACGCTACGATCTCGTCGGGTTCGGGTCCGGCATCTACTTCGGCAGACACCATGCGGAGCTGCTGGAATTCGTGGATGCCCTGCCCGACCAGCAGGACAGGCAGGCGTTCATCTTCTCTACCAGCGGCAGAGGAGGGGTGTCGGGGCACCGCACGCTCCGGGAGAGGCTGATGGAGAAGGGCTTCCGCGTCATCGGGCAGTTCGCCTGCAAGGGCTACGACACGTACTCCGTCTTCAAACTCATCGGCGGCATCAACCGGGGAAGGCCGAACGAACGGGATCTGCAGGATGCAGCCCGGTTCGCGGAGAGCCTGATCCGCCAGGCCGGGGGATTCCGGCCGATCTGA
- a CDS encoding carboxymuconolactone decarboxylase family protein produces MAMDSSDAIPLDCPHREACLSRLAEVRGSTQGIDGKVRQLISIGIQTAAENPAGVRYHAALARAEGATAEEIVDAVIVNLRTQDLAPVLGCLQVAVDALEGRR; encoded by the coding sequence ATGGCAATGGATTCGTCGGATGCAATCCCGCTGGACTGCCCGCACAGGGAGGCATGCCTGTCCCGGCTGGCCGAGGTCCGGGGGTCGACGCAGGGGATCGACGGCAAGGTGCGGCAGCTGATCAGCATCGGCATCCAGACCGCCGCCGAGAACCCTGCGGGGGTCCGGTACCATGCCGCCCTCGCCCGGGCGGAGGGTGCAACAGCGGAGGAGATCGTGGATGCGGTAATCGTTAACCTCCGCACGCAGGATCTCGCCCCGGTGCTGGGGTGCCTCCAGGTGGCCGTGGACGCGCTGGAAGGCCGCCGTTAA